The following are encoded together in the Osmia lignaria lignaria isolate PbOS001 chromosome 13, iyOsmLign1, whole genome shotgun sequence genome:
- the Shc gene encoding SHC-adaptor protein — MATGGSSFISKPARGWLHPDHLVSKEGITYTVKYIGCLEVYTSMKSLDFETRSCVAKECINRVCEAAGLKSADKKRRVDRKVLRAIADKPRMEHTGATINLTISSCSLALTNIETGYIIAKHEMPRISFASGGDTEILDFVAYVAKNMQEWRACYVLECGGGLAQDVISTIGQAFELRFKEFLTKPAALHPMLNGIREADRDYYNDLPGKVPPDIGPPPVPPLPTTVSTLPNLKHHHSGQNHTSRGNAQNSGLHDTFSSNPDRHHQQWAETGNLIDLNSDGTLTSTNFNIPPEHNYVNDSVIAATRESHRDQTSLFDVFDMQPFSSAISDMNRLSPHSQKQQLKQEIWFHGSVSRAEAESMLTRDGDFLVRESQGSPGQYVLTGMNNNTPKHLLLIDPEGVVRTKDRVFDSVSHLVNHHCDNVLPIISADSVLVLRYPIPRRTTN; from the exons ATGGCAACTGGAGGTAGTAGTTTTATAAGTAAACCAGCCAGAGGATGGCTACACCCTGATCATTTAGTGAGTAAAGAAGGAATCACTTATACTGTAAAG TATATAGGCTGTCTTGAAGTATATACGTCTATGAAAAGTTTGGATTTTGAGACAAGATCATGTGTTGCCAA agaatGTATAAACAGAGTCTGTGAAGCAGCTGGATTAAAATCTGCAGATAAGAAGAGAAGG GTGGATAGAAAAGTATTAAGGGCAATAGCAGACAAGCCTCGTATGGAACATACAGGTGCTACAATAAATTTAACTATTAGCAGTTGCAGTTTAGCTTTGACTAATATAGAGACTGGATATATCATTGCTAAACATGAAATGCCACGTATATCCTTTGCCTCGGGTGGAGATACG GAAATACTGGATTTTGTTGCTTATGTTGCAAAAAATATGCAAGAGTGGCGAGCTTGTTATGTATTGGAATGTGGAGGAGGACTGGCACAGGATGTAATATCCACTATTGGACAAGCTTTTGAACTACGTTTTAAAGAGTTTCTTACTAAACCAGCTGCACTACA CCCTATGTTAAATGGCATTAGGGAAGCAGATAGAGATTACTATAATGATTTGCCAGGCAAAGTACCACCAGATATTGGTCCTCCCCCAGTGCCACCTTTACCAACTACCGTATCCACGTTACCTAATTTGAAACATCATCACTCTGGACAAAATCATACATCACGAGGCAACGCACAAAATTCTGGTTTACACGATACATTTTCTTCCAATCCTGATAGACACCATCAACAATGGGCAG AGACTGGTAATCTAATTGACTTAAATTCTGATGGAACGCTAACATCTACAAATTTCAATATACCTCCAGAACATAATTATGTTAATGATAGCGTTATAGCTGCTACAAGAGAAAGTCATCGCGATCAAACATCACTTTTTGATGTTTTCGACATGC AACCATTTAGTTCTGCAATATCGGACATGAATAGATTAAGTCCACATTCTCAGAAGCAACAATTAAAACAAGAAATATGGTTCCATGGTAGCGTTAGCCGCGCTGAAGCAGAGTCTATGCTAACAAGA GACGGCGATTTTTTGGTTCGCGAATCTCAGGGCTCTCCTGGACAATATGTCCTCACTGGTATGAACAATAATACACCTAAACATTTATTGTTAATCGATCCAGAAGGCGTA GTTCGTACGAAAGACCGTGTTTTCGATAGTGTAAGTCATTTAGTGAATCATCATTGTGACAATGTATTACCAATTATATCAGCAGACAGCGTTTTAGTACTTCGATATCCAATTCCTAGACGTACAActaattga
- the LOC117602482 gene encoding putative SERF-like protein isoform X2, producing the protein MTRGNQRELARAKNMKKTTKKAAAEQDSNKGLSLEQRKARDAERMREKQLKKQQEQQEKFKQDL; encoded by the exons ATGACCC GAGGGAACCAGCGTGAATTAGCACGAgccaaaaatatgaaaaaaaccACAAAAAAAGCAGCAGCTGAACAAGATAGTAATAAAGGTCTCTCTTTGGAACAGCGGAAAGCACG AGATGCGGAACGTATGAGAGAGAAACAACTTAAGaaacaacaagaacaacaagaaaaatttaaacaag ATCTGTGA
- the LOC117602482 gene encoding putative SERF-like protein isoform X1, whose translation MTRGNQRELARAKNMKKTTKKAAAEQDSNKGLSLEQRKARDAERMREKQLKKQQEQQEKFKQGTR comes from the exons ATGACCC GAGGGAACCAGCGTGAATTAGCACGAgccaaaaatatgaaaaaaaccACAAAAAAAGCAGCAGCTGAACAAGATAGTAATAAAGGTCTCTCTTTGGAACAGCGGAAAGCACG AGATGCGGAACGTATGAGAGAGAAACAACTTAAGaaacaacaagaacaacaagaaaaatttaaacaagGTACAAGATAA
- the LOC117602481 gene encoding uncharacterized protein LOC117602481, whose protein sequence is MAAATSVVVLDRGNNTTCTINLHGATVVSWRVNNQEQLFVSKQAVFDGKKAIRGGIPFVFPQFGAWTFGPPHGFARIVRWNVEKSPERLPSGDVEAIFSIMDSEFTRSMWNYPFKLTYRLILREKELHFNIGIYNPSKDHTFSFNLLLHTYFKVPDVRRCQITGLHGCTFIDKTRDNQIFQEGRDVVTVCEWTDRIYQNTQPEHIITNVVSGRKMRVQKYNFPDTVVWNPWQEKARDIPDFGDDEFPNMICVESGHVSSPVILLPGTAFEASQILQVM, encoded by the exons ATGGCAGCGGCTACCAGCGTTGTCGTGCTCGACAGGGGCAACAATACCACCTGCACGATTAATTTACACG gAGCCACCGTGGTGTCCTGGCGAGTGAATAATCAAGAACAACTGTTTGTTAG TAAGCAGGCCGTCTTTGATGGGAAAAAGGCAATTAGAGGAGGCATTCCATTTGTTTTCC CGCAATTTGGAGCATGGACGTTTGGACCACCTCATGGTTTCGCCAGGATCGTACGTTGGAACGTGGAAAAGTCACCTGAACGGTTGCCCAGCGGGGATGTTGAGGCAATATTCTCCATCATGGACAGTGAATTCACTCGGTCGATGTGGAATTATCCCTTTAAATTAACGTACAGGCTAATTCTTCGAGAGAAGGAATTACATTTCAACATCGGTATATACAATCCCAGTAAAGATCATACGTTTAGTTTCAATTTGTTGCTGCACACCTACTTTAAGGTGCCGGACGTTAGACGATGCCAGATTACAGGCCTCCATGGATGCACATTTATCGATAAG ACAAGGGACAATCAAATCTTTCAAGAGGGTCGCGACGTGGTGACCGTATGCGAATGGACAGATAGAATTTACCAAAATACACAACCGGAACACATAATTACTAACGTTGTGTCCGGTAGGAAAATGCGagtacaaaaatataattttcccgACACGGTGGTGTGGAACCCTTGGCAAGAAAAGGCTCGAGACATACCCGATTTCGGTGATGATGAATTTCCAAACATGATATGCGTTGAAAGTGGACACGTTAGCAGCCCAGTCATATTACTACCAGGAACAGCCTTCGAGGCCAGTCAGATTTTACAG GTAATGTGA